A genomic segment from Yimella sp. cx-51 encodes:
- a CDS encoding glycogen/starch/alpha-glucan phosphorylase: protein MTDDARAAFTSDERQTTDVHRLGPTMPVTDARAAGSVQRPEATVDGFIEAFLRELNFGQGVLLSRSTVNDQYLALARTVREYLMAGWLETGAKRREGDRKTIGYLSAEYLLGRQLSNALLATDLVQIAEEAMKACGLDIATLRAQEIEPGLGNGGLGRLAACFVDSLATMDVPCIGYGIRYEYGIFRQTFEENRQVEVPDSWLSLGSPWEFPHPERQVRVEFGGDTQDYIDEQGRERTRWVAGWEVLGIPYHHMVPGFGNGTVNTLRLWSAKATQAFDLHIFNSGDYAEAVRAQTFAENISKVLYPEDSTPQGKELRLQQQYFFVACSLHDFIYNSLPEDFDLRRLPERIIFQLNDTHPVIAVPELMRILVDLEGMEWGEAWDITRQCFAYTCHTLLPEALEVWSVELMGKLLPRHLEIIYRINKDFLEEVSQTYPGDEMRLRTMSIIAEHPERSVRMAYLATIGSSKVNGVAELHSQLLRDKVLPEFSQYWPDKFTNVTNGITPRRFLHLSNRRLSNLITDTIGPGWVTDLDQLQELEPYADDASFRAEFAQIKQLNKDRLAKLLKARDGFDLPEHSMLDVMVKRLHEYKRQTLKLLHIVSMYDDIISGETPVDQVVPRTFVFGAKAAPGYHLAKETIFMINSVAETINADPRVEGRLAVAFPANYNVTLAEKLIPAADLSEQISLAGKEASGTGNMKFALNGALTIGTDDGANVEIRRLVGDDNFFLFGMDEPQVEELRQRGYNPAEVYMNEPKLRRAIDLIASGAFTRGDREASAQLVDNLVTQDPFMALADFRAYLDAQALVDQKYRDTDAWTRSAILNVARCGFFSSDRSMRDYLERIWHA, encoded by the coding sequence ATGACAGACGACGCCCGCGCCGCCTTCACCAGCGACGAACGCCAGACCACCGACGTCCACCGCCTCGGTCCGACCATGCCGGTCACCGACGCACGCGCTGCGGGCTCGGTGCAGCGACCGGAGGCAACGGTCGACGGCTTCATCGAGGCGTTCCTGCGCGAACTCAACTTCGGCCAGGGCGTCCTGCTCTCTCGGTCGACGGTCAACGATCAGTACCTCGCCCTGGCTCGCACCGTGCGCGAGTACTTGATGGCCGGCTGGCTCGAGACCGGCGCGAAGCGCCGCGAAGGCGACCGCAAGACGATCGGCTACCTCTCAGCCGAGTACCTGCTGGGTCGTCAGCTCAGCAATGCCCTGCTTGCCACCGACCTGGTGCAGATCGCTGAAGAGGCGATGAAAGCGTGCGGGCTCGACATCGCCACGCTGCGCGCCCAGGAGATCGAGCCCGGCCTCGGCAACGGTGGCCTGGGCCGTCTGGCCGCCTGCTTCGTCGATTCGCTGGCGACCATGGACGTCCCGTGCATCGGTTACGGCATCCGGTACGAGTACGGCATCTTCCGCCAGACCTTCGAGGAGAACCGTCAGGTCGAGGTGCCCGACTCCTGGCTGTCACTCGGCAGCCCGTGGGAGTTCCCCCACCCCGAGCGTCAGGTGCGAGTGGAGTTCGGCGGAGACACGCAGGACTACATCGACGAGCAGGGTCGCGAGCGCACCCGGTGGGTAGCCGGCTGGGAAGTGCTCGGCATTCCCTACCACCACATGGTGCCCGGCTTCGGCAACGGAACGGTCAACACGCTCCGCCTGTGGAGCGCAAAGGCCACGCAGGCCTTCGACCTGCACATCTTCAACTCCGGTGACTACGCCGAGGCCGTGCGCGCCCAGACCTTCGCCGAGAACATCTCCAAGGTGCTCTACCCGGAGGACTCCACGCCGCAGGGCAAGGAACTGCGCCTGCAGCAGCAGTACTTCTTCGTGGCCTGCTCGCTGCACGACTTCATCTACAACTCCCTCCCCGAGGACTTCGACCTGCGTCGTCTGCCCGAGCGGATCATCTTCCAGCTCAACGACACCCACCCGGTCATCGCGGTCCCCGAACTCATGCGGATCCTCGTCGATCTCGAGGGCATGGAATGGGGCGAGGCGTGGGACATCACCCGTCAGTGCTTCGCCTACACCTGCCACACCCTGTTGCCCGAGGCGCTGGAGGTGTGGTCGGTGGAGCTGATGGGCAAACTGCTGCCCCGCCACCTGGAGATCATCTACCGCATCAACAAGGACTTCCTGGAGGAGGTCTCGCAGACCTACCCCGGTGACGAGATGCGGCTGCGGACGATGTCGATCATCGCCGAACACCCCGAGCGATCGGTGCGCATGGCCTACCTGGCCACCATCGGCAGCTCGAAGGTCAACGGCGTGGCCGAACTGCACTCGCAGTTGCTGCGCGACAAGGTGCTTCCGGAGTTCTCGCAGTACTGGCCGGACAAGTTCACCAATGTCACCAACGGCATCACCCCGCGCCGCTTCCTGCACCTGTCCAACCGCCGGTTGTCCAATCTCATCACCGACACCATCGGCCCCGGCTGGGTCACCGATCTCGACCAGTTGCAGGAGCTGGAGCCATACGCGGACGACGCGTCCTTCCGGGCGGAATTCGCGCAGATCAAGCAGCTCAACAAGGACCGTCTGGCCAAGCTACTGAAGGCCCGCGACGGCTTCGACCTGCCCGAGCATTCGATGCTCGACGTGATGGTCAAGCGCCTGCACGAGTACAAGCGGCAGACCTTGAAGTTGCTGCACATCGTGTCGATGTACGACGACATCATCTCCGGCGAAACACCGGTGGATCAGGTCGTCCCACGCACCTTCGTCTTCGGTGCCAAGGCGGCACCGGGCTACCACTTGGCGAAGGAGACGATCTTCATGATCAACTCCGTCGCCGAGACGATCAATGCCGACCCGCGGGTCGAGGGTCGTCTGGCGGTCGCCTTCCCGGCCAACTACAACGTGACGCTGGCCGAGAAGCTCATCCCGGCGGCTGACCTGTCGGAGCAGATCTCGCTGGCCGGAAAGGAAGCGTCCGGCACTGGCAACATGAAGTTCGCCCTCAATGGCGCCCTGACCATCGGCACTGACGACGGCGCGAATGTTGAGATCCGCCGCCTGGTCGGTGACGACAACTTCTTCCTCTTCGGCATGGACGAGCCGCAGGTGGAGGAGCTTCGTCAGCGCGGGTACAACCCGGCCGAGGTCTACATGAACGAGCCGAAACTGCGTCGTGCGATCGACCTGATCGCCTCCGGCGCCTTCACCCGGGGCGACCGCGAGGCCTCGGCGCAGCTCGTCGACAACCTCGTCACCCAGGATCCCTTCATGGCGCTGGCCGACTTCCGCGCCTACCTCGATGCCCAGGCGCTGGTCGACCAGAAGTACCGCGACACCGACGCCTGGACCCGCTCGGCGATCCTCAATGTCGCCCGTTGCGGCTTCTTCTCCAGCGACCGCTCGATGCGTGACTACCTCGAACGCATCTGGCACGCCTGA
- a CDS encoding alpha-1,4-glucan--maltose-1-phosphate maltosyltransferase, which translates to MQPQAHRLPTTTASRALTHGQRAIGRIPVQDVSPAVDGGALPTKSVVGEEFDITATVFREGHDAVNASVVLTDPEGNTTQLPMACTNPGLDAWVCTVSADAPGWWSYRVEGWSDPYGTWKHDAEIKVAAGVDVELMLEEGALVLERAASQDGHGDAGRRALTDAIASLRDESKEPGERLAAGTATDVVAAMAANPLRDAVSPSATYTWWVERERALAGAWYEIFPRSEGAEFDETTGKWRTGTFRTAMKRLPAIAAMGFDVVYLTPVHPIGSINRKGPNNTLTAGPDDPGSPYAIGSKDGGHDALHPELGDWDDFDAFVAESERLGMEVALDIALQCAPDHPWVTEHPEWFTTRADGTIAYAENPPKKYQDIYPLNFDNDPAGIYAEMRRVMQVWIDHGVKIFRVDNPHTKPVEFWQWLINDVAKTHPEVIWLAEAFTRPAMMHTLGKVGFQQSYTYYAWRNEPEELQEYVEELAGDAASYMRPSFWPTTHDILTPYMQFGGPTAWKLRAALAATLVPTYGIYAGYELVEHVARPGAEEQIDNEKYEFKNRRWEDYEPGGPKAGRSLAPYLTRLNEIRRAHPSLLWLRNITFHEVDDPTMMVFSKKRGDDVVIVVAGLDPHSTRESWVHLDLEALGLQPGETFIAHDLITESHWHWGEHNFVRLGVDSEPVHIIELRRR; encoded by the coding sequence TTGCAGCCGCAAGCACATCGCCTGCCGACAACCACAGCCTCCCGCGCCCTCACCCACGGTCAGCGAGCCATTGGACGCATCCCCGTCCAAGACGTCTCGCCTGCCGTCGACGGCGGAGCCCTGCCGACCAAGTCCGTGGTCGGCGAGGAATTCGACATCACCGCCACCGTGTTCCGCGAGGGCCACGACGCAGTGAACGCCTCCGTGGTGCTCACCGATCCCGAGGGCAACACCACCCAGTTGCCGATGGCCTGCACCAATCCCGGGCTGGACGCCTGGGTGTGCACGGTCAGCGCCGATGCACCTGGTTGGTGGAGCTACCGGGTCGAGGGCTGGAGCGACCCGTACGGCACGTGGAAGCACGATGCCGAGATCAAGGTCGCCGCGGGTGTCGACGTCGAGCTGATGCTCGAAGAAGGTGCACTCGTCCTGGAGCGGGCAGCCTCACAGGACGGTCACGGTGACGCGGGCCGACGCGCCCTCACCGATGCCATCGCGTCCCTTCGTGACGAGAGCAAGGAGCCCGGCGAGCGCTTGGCCGCCGGCACCGCGACCGACGTCGTGGCCGCCATGGCCGCCAACCCGCTGCGCGATGCCGTCTCCCCCAGCGCCACCTACACCTGGTGGGTCGAGCGCGAGCGCGCCCTCGCCGGTGCGTGGTACGAGATCTTCCCGCGCTCAGAAGGCGCCGAGTTCGACGAGACCACCGGCAAGTGGCGCACCGGCACCTTCCGCACCGCGATGAAGCGTTTGCCCGCGATCGCCGCCATGGGCTTCGACGTGGTTTACCTGACACCGGTGCACCCGATCGGCTCGATCAACCGCAAGGGCCCGAACAACACCCTGACGGCCGGTCCGGACGACCCGGGTTCGCCGTACGCCATCGGCAGCAAGGACGGCGGGCACGACGCACTGCACCCCGAGCTGGGCGACTGGGACGACTTCGATGCGTTCGTGGCGGAGTCGGAGCGGCTCGGCATGGAGGTGGCGCTCGACATCGCGCTGCAGTGCGCCCCCGACCACCCGTGGGTGACCGAGCATCCGGAGTGGTTCACCACCCGGGCCGACGGCACCATCGCCTACGCCGAGAACCCGCCCAAGAAGTACCAGGACATCTACCCCCTGAACTTCGACAACGACCCTGCGGGCATCTACGCCGAGATGCGCCGCGTCATGCAGGTGTGGATCGACCACGGCGTGAAGATCTTCCGCGTCGACAACCCGCACACCAAGCCGGTGGAGTTCTGGCAGTGGCTGATCAATGACGTCGCCAAGACCCACCCCGAGGTGATCTGGCTCGCGGAGGCCTTCACCCGTCCGGCGATGATGCACACCCTCGGCAAGGTCGGCTTCCAGCAGAGCTACACCTACTACGCGTGGCGCAACGAGCCCGAGGAGCTCCAGGAGTACGTCGAGGAGCTGGCCGGTGATGCCGCGTCCTACATGCGTCCTTCGTTCTGGCCGACCACGCACGACATCCTCACCCCGTACATGCAGTTCGGCGGACCGACCGCGTGGAAGCTGCGCGCGGCGCTGGCCGCCACCCTGGTGCCGACCTACGGCATCTACGCCGGCTACGAACTCGTCGAGCACGTCGCGCGCCCCGGTGCCGAGGAGCAGATCGACAACGAGAAGTACGAGTTCAAGAACCGCCGCTGGGAGGATTACGAACCCGGCGGCCCGAAGGCCGGGCGGTCGCTTGCTCCCTACCTGACCCGACTCAACGAGATTCGTCGCGCGCACCCCAGCCTGCTGTGGCTGCGCAACATCACCTTCCATGAGGTCGACGACCCGACCATGATGGTCTTCTCCAAGAAGCGCGGAGACGATGTCGTCATCGTGGTGGCCGGTCTCGACCCGCATTCCACCCGTGAGTCGTGGGTGCACCTCGACCTCGAAGCGCTCGGACTCCAGCCGGGCGAAACCTTCATCGCGCACGACCTGATCACCGAATCCCATTGGCACTGGGGCGAACACAACTTCGTTCGCCTCGGGGTCGACAGCGAACCCGTCCACATCATCGAGTTGCGGAGGCGCTGA
- the treS gene encoding maltose alpha-D-glucosyltransferase, translated as MNVQGFNLQQPGLKHDPQWFRKAVFYEVLVRAFGDSTGNGSGDFTGLINRLDYLQWLGVDCLWIPPFYASPLRDGGYDIADYKAILPEFGTLPEFTELVSQAHARGIRIITDFVMNHTSDQHPWFQASRSDPEGPYGDYYVWSDTDEKYTEARIIFVDTEVSNWTFDPVRRQFFWHRFFSHQPDLNFENPTVQEEMFDIVRFWMDLGIDGFRLDAVPYLFEEEGHNGENHPKTHEFLAKLRAMVDEEYPGRVLLAEANQMPHEVVDYFGTEEEPECHMCFHFPVMPRLYYALRGEKATPIINVLAETPAIPKGTQWGTFLRNHDELTLEMVTPEERAAMYGWYAPDPRMRANVGIRRRLATLLDNSRAETELIHALLLSLPGSPCLYYGDEIGMGDNIWLEDRDAVRTPMQWSPDRNAGFSSADPGKLYLPVISSLVYHYNNVNVEAQMASSSSLLHWVREMLSIRAKYPVFGMGDFVIRETDNDAVLAFTRTMDEQEAQEEEVETTMVLCLNNLSSRPESVTVELPPELAGARLRDLFGGSHFPAVGEDGRATFTLGSRDFFWLSVRPVGSE; from the coding sequence ATGAACGTCCAGGGCTTCAACCTTCAACAGCCGGGTCTCAAGCACGACCCGCAGTGGTTCCGCAAGGCTGTGTTCTACGAGGTGCTCGTTCGCGCTTTCGGCGACTCCACCGGGAACGGATCGGGCGATTTCACCGGGCTGATCAACCGCCTCGACTACCTGCAATGGCTGGGGGTCGACTGTCTGTGGATCCCGCCGTTCTACGCATCTCCGTTGCGCGACGGTGGCTACGACATCGCCGATTACAAGGCGATCCTGCCGGAGTTCGGCACCCTGCCGGAGTTCACCGAGTTGGTCTCGCAGGCTCACGCCCGCGGCATCCGCATCATCACCGACTTCGTGATGAACCACACCAGTGATCAGCACCCCTGGTTCCAGGCGTCCCGCAGCGACCCGGAGGGGCCGTACGGCGACTACTACGTGTGGAGCGACACTGACGAGAAGTACACCGAGGCGCGCATCATCTTCGTCGACACCGAGGTGTCGAACTGGACCTTCGACCCGGTGCGCCGCCAGTTCTTCTGGCACCGCTTCTTCTCCCACCAGCCGGATCTCAACTTCGAGAACCCCACCGTGCAGGAGGAGATGTTCGACATCGTCCGGTTCTGGATGGATCTGGGCATCGACGGATTCCGCTTGGACGCGGTGCCCTACCTGTTCGAGGAGGAGGGGCACAACGGCGAGAACCACCCCAAGACGCACGAGTTCCTCGCCAAACTGCGCGCGATGGTCGACGAGGAATACCCCGGACGCGTGCTGCTGGCCGAGGCCAACCAGATGCCCCACGAAGTGGTCGACTACTTCGGCACCGAGGAAGAGCCGGAGTGCCACATGTGCTTCCACTTCCCGGTGATGCCGCGCCTGTATTACGCGCTGCGCGGCGAGAAGGCCACCCCGATCATCAACGTGTTGGCCGAGACCCCGGCGATCCCGAAGGGAACGCAGTGGGGCACCTTCCTGCGCAACCACGACGAGCTCACCCTCGAGATGGTCACGCCGGAAGAACGAGCGGCGATGTACGGCTGGTACGCGCCTGACCCGCGCATGCGCGCCAACGTGGGCATCCGGCGGCGTCTGGCAACACTGCTGGACAACAGTCGCGCCGAGACCGAACTCATCCACGCGCTGCTGCTGTCGCTGCCGGGCTCGCCCTGTCTCTACTACGGCGACGAAATTGGTATGGGTGACAACATCTGGCTGGAGGACCGCGACGCGGTGCGCACGCCCATGCAGTGGTCACCCGATCGCAACGCGGGATTCTCCTCCGCCGATCCGGGCAAGCTCTACCTGCCGGTGATCAGCTCGCTGGTCTACCACTACAACAACGTCAACGTCGAAGCGCAGATGGCAAGCTCCTCGTCGCTGTTGCACTGGGTGCGGGAGATGCTCAGCATCCGGGCGAAGTACCCCGTCTTCGGCATGGGTGATTTCGTCATCCGGGAAACCGACAATGACGCGGTCCTGGCCTTCACCCGCACCATGGATGAGCAGGAGGCGCAGGAGGAGGAGGTCGAGACCACCATGGTGCTCTGCCTGAACAACCTGTCCTCGCGGCCCGAATCGGTCACCGTGGAACTACCGCCGGAGCTGGCCGGAGCACGGCTGCGTGACCTGTTCGGCGGCAGCCACTTCCCGGCGGTCGGCGAGGACGGCCGCGCCACCTTCACCCTGGGCTCACGCGACTTCTTCTGGTTGTCGGTGCGCCCTGTCGGAAGCGAGTAG